Genomic window (Gemmatimonadota bacterium):
GGTTCCACCGAGCAGCACGGCAAGCACCTGCCCCTCGACACGGACGCCTTTCTCGTCGAATCGGTCTGCCACGAACTGGGGCGGCGCATACCCGACCGGGTCCTCGTCTTGCCCACGGTCTCCTACGGGCTGAACCTGCACCACATCGACTTCCCGGGCACGATCCACATTGAGCCCGAGGTTTTCATCGCCTTCTGCGTGAACATCACCAAGAGCGTGGCCTACCACGGCTTCGAGAAGATCCTGATTGTGAACGGCCATGGCTCCAACGCGCCGCTGATCGACCTGATCGCCCGGAAGACGGTGCTTGCCACGGAGTCGCTGTGTTTCGCCGCCAACTACTTCACCTTCCTGATCGATGCCTTCAACGAAGTCAGGGAATCGGAGGTGTTGGCCCATGCCGACGAACTGGAGACCTCCCTGTACCTGCACCTGGCCGGCGATCGCGTAAAGATGGACAAGGCCGCTCCGGACATGGACCGGGTAGGGAAGTACTTCTCCTCCGACAGCACGGGGACGGTGCGATTCAACGATTTCTGGGGAAGATGGACGGGCCTGGGGGTCCACGGCGACCCGACGCCGGCGACGGCCGAGAAGGGCAGGATCATCTTCGATGCGTCCGTGGAAGGCCTGATCGAGCTGGTCGACGATATCAAGCAGTGGCCGATCGAGCAGCGTAGCGATCAGCACACGGGGCCGGTGCAGCGCGGGATCCGGTGGTGAATCCCTTTAGTAGCTCAGGAATCCCCCGTCCACCAGCCACGTAGCCCCGGTAACAAAACTCGCCTCGTCGCTGGCCAGGAACACGGCTACGCGGCCGATTTCCTCCGGCGTTCCCCGGCGATCCAGGGGGGTGTCCCGGAAAAACCTTCCTGTGGCACCCCGTCCAACCGCGTCCTCTCTCGGCCTGTCGCTTTGCTCCGTGTGAATATCGCCCGGCGCGATGCTGTTCACGCGGATGCCGTGGGCCGCCAGTTCGATGGCCGCGGATTTGGTGAGGCCGTCCATTCCGGCCTTGCTTGCGCAGTAGGCGGAGGCGCCTTCCTGCGCGGCGAACTGGGCAACGGACGAGACGTTGATGATCGAGCCGCCCGTTCCGCTTGCGATCATCCGTCGGGCCGCCTCCTGCGTCCCGATAAACGCGCCGGTCAGGTTGATGTCGAGGACGCTGCGCCAGTGCGCGTCCGTCTCATCCATGAAGGGACGCAGTTCAAGGGACTTTCCCGTCAGCGCGGCATTGTTGACCATCACGTCCACGGGCCCGAGCAAAGATTCCGCCTGGTCCAGCAGGGCGGTGACGTCCTCTCTTCGGCGCACGTCGCCCCGTTGTGCCTGAACGGTGAAGCCCTCGTCTCGTAAGCGTGCGGCCTCGCGCTCGGCGATCTCGATCCGCCGCTGGGCGATCATCACGGCGGCGCCCGCTTCGAGACAGCATCTGGCGATACCGAGACCGATGCCGGTACCGCCACCGGTGACGACCACGACTTTGCCTTTCAACCGGTCGCTCATAGGTACTTTAATCCTTGCTCCGTGACGCGTCCTCGCTCCGTGACGCACTCTCGCTCGGTGACGCGTCTTCATCCATCAGATCCGCGATTTCGCCGGCCGTGGCTTCGACCACCGGGAACGCCCGTTCCTCCAGCGTACGCAGGTCGAGCAGAAAACGATCTCCCGACAGCCGGCCGAATACGGGCGGCGACTGTCGTCTGAACGCGGCGGCGAGTTGTCGGTTCGTCCAACCTTCGGGCCGAAGCGCCACGACGCGGGACGGGAGTTGCTGGACCGGAAGGGCGCCGCCGCCGATCTCCGCGGAGGATTCCTCCACGGTCACGTAGACGCGATGCGCAAAACGGTCCGCGAGACCTTCAGCGAGTCGATGCGCCCTGGATTCGAGCTCCCCGGCCGTTGCAGCGATCATACCCGTAACCGCATGGCCATCGGCAAGCCTGCCCGGATCGGTAAACAACGCCAGGGTGGCCTGCAGGGCGGCGTAGACCATCTTGTCCGCGCGGAAAGCCCGCATCAACGGATCCTTCTTCATCCGGTCGAGGAGCTCCCTCCGGCCCGCGATGATTCCGGCCTGCGGGCCGCCCAGCAGCTTGTCGCCGCTGAAGCAGACCACGTCAACGCCTTGGTCGAGCGCTTCCCGCACCGTGTATCCGCTGTCCAGGCCGTGCCGACCGTACGCTGCCAGGTCGATCAGGGCGCCGCTTCCCTGGTCGTACACGACCGGTATGTCCCGCTCGCGGCCCAACGTCGCCAGTTCGTCGAGGGAGACCGAGACGTCCAAGCCGGCGAGGTCGAAGTTGCTCCGGTGGACGGCCATGATGAGGGCCGTCCGATCCGTGATGGCCGCTCGGTAGTCGTCCGGTTCGGTGTGATTGGTCGCTCCCACCCCGACGAGTCGGGCCCCGCCCGCGGCCATGACGTCCGGCATGCGGAAGGACCCTCCGATTTCCACCAGTTGTCCCCGGGAGATGATGACTTCGCGGTCCCGCGCCAGGGCGTGCAGGATCAGCATGACCGCGGCGGCGTTGTTGTTCACCACGATGGCCGATTCCGCTCCGGTCAAGGCGCACAGCAGCCCGGAAACCAGGTCGTGGCGCGAACCTCGCTTGCCCGTCCGGGCATCGATCTCCAACGTGCAGTACCCCTCGATCGCGTCGGCAACGGCCTGCCGCGCCGCCACGGACAGCACGGCCCGCCCCAGCCCTGTGTGGAGGATCACGCCCGTACCGTTTACGGCAGGTGTCAACGTACCGGCCGGAGGGCCTGCTGATGATGGATTAACCTGGTC
Coding sequences:
- a CDS encoding L-seryl-tRNA(Sec) selenium transferase encodes the protein MPDQVNPSSAGPPAGTLTPAVNGTGVILHTGLGRAVLSVAARQAVADAIEGYCTLEIDARTGKRGSRHDLVSGLLCALTGAESAIVVNNNAAAVMLILHALARDREVIISRGQLVEIGGSFRMPDVMAAGGARLVGVGATNHTEPDDYRAAITDRTALIMAVHRSNFDLAGLDVSVSLDELATLGRERDIPVVYDQGSGALIDLAAYGRHGLDSGYTVREALDQGVDVVCFSGDKLLGGPQAGIIAGRRELLDRMKKDPLMRAFRADKMVYAALQATLALFTDPGRLADGHAVTGMIAATAGELESRAHRLAEGLADRFAHRVYVTVEESSAEIGGGALPVQQLPSRVVALRPEGWTNRQLAAAFRRQSPPVFGRLSGDRFLLDLRTLEERAFPVVEATAGEIADLMDEDASPSESASRSEDASRSKD
- a CDS encoding creatininase family protein, which gives rise to MMNVRDEYRYNRLTWEDMNGAIAMQKVVVLPTGSTEQHGKHLPLDTDAFLVESVCHELGRRIPDRVLVLPTVSYGLNLHHIDFPGTIHIEPEVFIAFCVNITKSVAYHGFEKILIVNGHGSNAPLIDLIARKTVLATESLCFAANYFTFLIDAFNEVRESEVLAHADELETSLYLHLAGDRVKMDKAAPDMDRVGKYFSSDSTGTVRFNDFWGRWTGLGVHGDPTPATAEKGRIIFDASVEGLIELVDDIKQWPIEQRSDQHTGPVQRGIRW
- a CDS encoding glucose 1-dehydrogenase — encoded protein: MKTRHRARVRHGARTRHGARIKVPMSDRLKGKVVVVTGGGTGIGLGIARCCLEAGAAVMIAQRRIEIAEREAARLRDEGFTVQAQRGDVRRREDVTALLDQAESLLGPVDVMVNNAALTGKSLELRPFMDETDAHWRSVLDINLTGAFIGTQEAARRMIASGTGGSIINVSSVAQFAAQEGASAYCASKAGMDGLTKSAAIELAAHGIRVNSIAPGDIHTEQSDRPREDAVGRGATGRFFRDTPLDRRGTPEEIGRVAVFLASDEASFVTGATWLVDGGFLSY